The Brachyspira hyodysenteriae ATCC 27164 genome includes a window with the following:
- a CDS encoding lysophospholipid acyltransferase family protein, whose amino-acid sequence MAYKSPKVIMLEYVPLRILMEIMAFMPYIFVILFAKLIGALMYYLVPSARKVALINLKQAFPEKSFHERKRIAKRSMKSMMMTFAEFIKSSRMSDEQILKRIKIEGQDKFDEAMNKKKRGMIAITGHIGNWEYIAFYFAIKKYNPGVIFRPLDNPKLDAYMRSWREKRGMKCIPKKGDLREIFYVLNNNAPVAFLCDQNYLDGVFVDFFGYPAATAVGPVAIAMKTGSPMAIVYSLPDRYGHHKIIVHDIMYIEEKETKEETIKHNVQRYTKKLEEIISKYPENWLWVHPRWNTRPNGEPEIFYKHNNYK is encoded by the coding sequence TTGGCTTATAAATCACCAAAGGTAATAATGCTTGAATATGTTCCGCTTCGCATATTGATGGAAATTATGGCATTTATGCCTTATATTTTTGTTATCTTGTTTGCAAAACTAATTGGAGCATTAATGTATTATCTTGTACCAAGTGCAAGAAAGGTTGCTTTGATTAATTTAAAACAGGCTTTTCCGGAAAAAAGTTTTCATGAAAGAAAAAGAATAGCAAAACGTTCTATGAAATCTATGATGATGACTTTTGCCGAATTCATTAAATCATCTAGAATGTCAGATGAGCAGATATTGAAAAGAATAAAAATAGAAGGTCAGGATAAATTTGATGAAGCTATGAATAAGAAAAAAAGAGGTATGATAGCTATCACAGGGCATATAGGAAATTGGGAATATATAGCTTTTTATTTTGCTATTAAAAAATATAATCCTGGAGTAATATTCAGACCGCTTGATAATCCAAAATTGGATGCTTATATGCGTTCTTGGAGAGAAAAAAGAGGTATGAAATGTATTCCGAAAAAAGGCGATTTAAGAGAAATATTCTATGTTTTAAATAATAATGCTCCTGTTGCATTCTTATGCGATCAAAATTATTTAGACGGTGTATTTGTTGATTTCTTTGGATACCCTGCCGCAACAGCAGTAGGTCCTGTGGCAATAGCTATGAAAACAGGTTCACCGATGGCTATAGTTTATAGTCTGCCTGACAGATACGGACATCATAAAATCATAGTTCATGACATAATGTATATAGAAGAAAAAGAAACTAAAGAAGAAACTATAAAACATAATGTTCAGAGATATACAAAAAAATTAGAAGAAATAATATCAAAATATCCTGAAAATTGGCTTTGGGTTCACCCTAGATGGAATACAAGGCCTAATGGAGAACCTGAAATTTTTTACAAACATAATAATTATAAATAG
- a CDS encoding HEAT repeat domain-containing protein has translation MKKNIILFIFAVSSLLIISCSAKDVTLRRIEDVHKAEQKLAKNPDDEETILEVLNAAQNGGREVRAEAIWVLGKIEADIAYSDFLRASVEDPDFNVRCLAVLGLGKLEANNPEAIDRIKRAISDTDLQVQIEGLKVAGRINAKELLNSILDSLSSKNKWVRMAAVEALKDYDDARVDRSLNLLASTDKDYAVRSTINQVIEYRKNKKNTPAAEEEVKETASAE, from the coding sequence ATGAAGAAAAATATTATACTTTTTATATTTGCAGTAAGCTCTTTGCTTATTATTTCATGCTCTGCAAAAGATGTTACATTAAGAAGAATAGAAGATGTTCATAAAGCAGAGCAGAAACTTGCAAAAAATCCTGATGATGAAGAGACTATATTAGAAGTACTTAATGCTGCACAAAACGGAGGAAGAGAAGTACGTGCTGAAGCTATATGGGTTCTTGGGAAAATAGAAGCGGATATAGCTTACAGCGATTTCCTACGTGCTAGCGTTGAAGATCCTGACTTTAATGTACGATGTTTGGCAGTTTTAGGATTAGGAAAATTAGAAGCAAATAATCCTGAAGCTATTGATAGAATAAAAAGAGCTATATCTGATACAGATTTGCAGGTTCAGATAGAAGGACTTAAAGTAGCTGGAAGAATAAATGCTAAAGAGCTTTTAAACTCTATACTTGATAGTTTATCAAGTAAAAATAAATGGGTGAGAATGGCTGCTGTTGAGGCTTTAAAAGATTATGATGATGCTAGAGTTGATAGATCTTTGAATTTACTCGCTTCTACTGATAAAGATTATGCGGTAAGATCTACTATTAATCAGGTAATAGAGTATAGAAAAAATAAGAAAAATACTCCGGCAGCAGAAGAGGAAGTAAAAGAAACAGCATCAGCAGAATAA
- a CDS encoding DegQ family serine endoprotease, with product MEQKKRSFMFFLNLGLTFTLVGIIISFFIFSYEKNYKKDEFLVHAQAAPEKTSFTGSLDGALAVENAIRDVVDKNMPAVVNISTEIEAGQTEEDRYADEFFRFFFGDQMPRQKRSQKSLGSGFIINEEGYVLSNYHVVKGATKIMITLYGEDGELPAKLIGYDEAYDLALLKIEDENRTFPYVALGDSDAIEPGEFAIAIGNPYGLNNTVTFGIVSAKGRSDVGANKYQRYIQTDVAINPGNSGGPLFNIHGQVIGINTLIYSTSGGSIGIGFATPINLATSVMTDLKENGRVTRGYLGIYLQDIDGNLSRGLNVKQNSGVYVSEVVPDSPAAKGGLQDGDIIIEYDGEKMTKSGDLFNKVATTKVGKEVTVKYLRNGRERSTKITIEARVEDEEVVPTRQSQNNSQGSTRSWMGLDVSNITPEISQRLQIRSNERGVVVLNMTQNSKAYQNGLRPGDVIKAINGITISNTDDYDNFVKSYGNDKSFTITIKRARMTYVIIIE from the coding sequence ATGGAGCAAAAAAAACGTTCATTTATGTTCTTTTTAAATCTTGGGCTTACATTTACTTTGGTTGGTATAATTATTTCTTTTTTCATTTTTTCATATGAAAAAAATTATAAAAAAGATGAGTTCTTGGTTCATGCCCAGGCAGCACCTGAAAAAACATCTTTTACAGGTTCATTAGATGGTGCCTTAGCTGTAGAAAATGCTATAAGAGATGTTGTGGATAAAAATATGCCTGCTGTAGTTAATATATCTACAGAAATAGAAGCAGGACAAACTGAAGAAGATAGATATGCCGATGAATTCTTTAGATTTTTCTTCGGAGATCAAATGCCTAGACAAAAAAGAAGTCAGAAATCATTAGGAAGCGGTTTCATAATCAATGAAGAAGGATATGTGCTTTCTAATTACCATGTTGTAAAAGGCGCTACTAAAATAATGATTACGCTTTATGGAGAAGACGGAGAGCTTCCTGCAAAATTAATAGGTTATGATGAGGCTTATGACTTAGCATTACTAAAAATAGAGGATGAAAATAGAACTTTCCCTTATGTTGCTTTAGGAGACAGTGATGCTATAGAGCCTGGTGAATTTGCTATTGCTATAGGAAACCCTTACGGACTTAATAATACAGTTACTTTCGGTATTGTAAGTGCTAAAGGAAGAAGCGATGTTGGTGCTAATAAATATCAAAGATATATACAAACTGATGTTGCTATAAACCCTGGTAACTCAGGAGGACCTTTATTCAATATACATGGACAGGTTATAGGAATAAACACATTGATATATTCTACTTCTGGCGGAAGTATAGGTATAGGATTTGCTACTCCTATTAATCTTGCTACTTCAGTAATGACTGATTTAAAAGAAAATGGAAGAGTTACAAGAGGATATTTAGGTATATATTTACAAGATATCGATGGAAATCTTTCAAGAGGTTTAAATGTTAAGCAAAACAGCGGAGTATATGTAAGTGAGGTTGTACCTGATTCACCTGCTGCAAAAGGCGGATTACAGGACGGAGATATTATAATAGAGTATGATGGTGAAAAAATGACTAAATCAGGTGATTTATTCAATAAAGTAGCCACTACTAAAGTAGGAAAAGAAGTTACTGTTAAATATTTAAGAAATGGAAGAGAAAGAAGCACTAAAATCACTATAGAAGCTAGAGTTGAAGATGAAGAGGTTGTACCTACAAGACAATCTCAGAATAACTCACAAGGAAGTACTCGTTCTTGGATGGGATTAGATGTTTCTAATATCACTCCTGAAATATCTCAAAGACTTCAGATAAGAAGCAATGAGCGAGGTGTTGTAGTACTTAATATGACTCAAAACTCAAAGGCATATCAAAATGGACTTAGACCAGGAGATGTTATAAAAGCTATTAATGGTATAACAATATCAAATACTGATGATTATGATAATTTTGTAAAATCTTATGGTAATGATAAGTCCTTTACAATAACTATAAAACGAGCAAGAATGACTTATGTTATAATTATAGAATAG
- a CDS encoding beta-ketoacyl-ACP synthase III codes for MKASIKYLSSYLPENVMTNYDLEKKLDTNNDWIVSRTGIEERRIADKKESTGDMAVKAVSKLKDKGAVIEDADAVIVATSTKSYTFPSTAGLIQKAFNIKNSCLAFDISAACSGYIYALNTAASLIESGECKKVLIIAAEKCSDILNWEDRTTAILFGDGVSSALLEASSDDSKGIISTDIGSEPNDEILIVKGGGSVNPITEENVEDNTNTITMAGTEVFKKAVKTFDETINKTVKNADLDLKDLSLIITHQANTRIMNAVAKTLGLNDNKFYINIQKYGNTSAASVGIAFTEAFESGTIKEDDYVLLTAFGAGLTWGSTLIKF; via the coding sequence ATGAAAGCTAGTATTAAATATTTGTCATCATATTTGCCGGAAAATGTAATGACTAATTATGATTTAGAAAAGAAATTGGATACTAATAATGATTGGATAGTTTCAAGAACAGGAATAGAAGAGAGAAGAATAGCAGATAAAAAAGAAAGCACAGGAGATATGGCAGTTAAGGCTGTATCAAAATTAAAAGATAAAGGTGCCGTAATAGAAGATGCTGATGCTGTAATAGTTGCTACTTCTACAAAATCATATACATTTCCTTCTACAGCTGGGCTTATTCAAAAGGCATTTAATATAAAGAATTCATGTCTTGCATTCGATATATCTGCTGCTTGTTCAGGATATATATATGCTTTAAATACAGCTGCTTCTCTTATAGAAAGCGGAGAATGTAAAAAGGTTTTAATAATTGCTGCTGAAAAATGTTCTGATATACTTAATTGGGAGGATAGAACTACTGCTATATTATTTGGAGATGGTGTAAGCAGTGCTTTATTAGAGGCTTCTTCAGATGATTCTAAAGGCATTATTTCAACAGATATAGGTTCTGAGCCTAATGATGAAATACTTATAGTAAAAGGCGGCGGAAGTGTTAATCCTATTACAGAGGAGAATGTTGAAGATAATACAAACACTATAACTATGGCAGGTACTGAAGTTTTCAAAAAGGCTGTTAAGACTTTCGATGAAACTATCAATAAAACAGTAAAAAATGCTGATTTAGATTTAAAAGATTTGTCACTAATAATAACTCATCAGGCTAATACTAGAATAATGAATGCAGTTGCAAAGACTTTAGGTTTAAATGACAATAAATTTTATATTAATATACAAAAGTACGGCAATACATCTGCTGCAAGTGTAGGTATAGCATTTACAGAAGCATTTGAATCCGGAACAATAAAAGAGGATGATTATGTTCTTCTTACTGCTTTTGGAGCTGGTCTTACTTGGGGTTCTACTTTAATTAAATTTTGA
- a CDS encoding queuosine precursor transporter — MEKIEEDFSISFITILIICSYIACQMISNIASVKIANVLNLAVDGGTFLYPLAFTIRDMAHKTIGKKNTQKLIIVSAIINIFSPIYFYIVSQIPADASWEFNKAFQLTLSPVLRIAIASILGSTLSELVDTEIYHLFVTKITKKHQWLRVLISNAFSIPVDNLVFVAIAFWGTLPFDALVGIFIFNFIVKYAVTVISVPMIYLVKDKNI; from the coding sequence ATGGAAAAAATAGAAGAAGATTTTAGTATATCATTTATTACTATATTAATTATTTGTTCTTATATAGCTTGCCAAATGATATCAAATATAGCAAGCGTAAAGATAGCGAATGTTTTAAATCTTGCTGTTGATGGAGGTACATTCTTGTATCCTCTAGCTTTTACAATCAGAGATATGGCACATAAAACTATAGGTAAGAAAAATACTCAAAAACTTATAATAGTGTCAGCAATTATTAATATTTTTTCTCCTATTTATTTTTATATAGTATCTCAAATACCTGCAGATGCTAGTTGGGAATTTAATAAAGCTTTTCAATTAACTTTAAGTCCTGTTTTGAGAATAGCAATAGCATCTATATTAGGTTCTACATTATCAGAGCTTGTTGATACAGAAATATATCATCTTTTCGTAACTAAGATAACAAAGAAACATCAATGGCTTAGAGTATTAATAAGTAATGCTTTCAGTATACCTGTGGATAATTTAGTATTTGTTGCTATAGCATTTTGGGGAACTTTGCCTTTCGATGCTTTAGTAGGAATATTCATATTTAATTTTATAGTAAAATATGCTGTTACAGTGATAAGCGTTCCTATGATTTATTTGGTAAAAGATAAAAATATATAA
- a CDS encoding leucyl aminopeptidase family protein has protein sequence MKLKHTINFIKKHTVAVFVKVEKEQLKVCSFNEEYIKLFNSLVKDKYYTTSTPFAFAFASNTRVIYITYKEVKNYMYETWKNAGASLVKIMKDLHIDDIEVDMAELFAEIASEESYIQFCLGIMLSSYSFDNYLGNKRLKEQSNIKNILLVSEHKKDTENAISKANQIASSIFWARDMVNEPSNVINSLTFVDRAKKQAESRKITTTVLTEKELKTLGMNGILGVNAGSKNPPRVFIAQYKKAKAKKHILLVGKGITFDTGGMVLKPGTSMLGMKDDMAGAAAVCGALFLISDMNLEANVTVICPLTDNKTGSAAINPGDILKMYNGVTVEVVNTDAEGRLILADALAYGIKKYNPDFVIDIATLTGACSIALGRHASGLLSNDEALSCALKDAGNDTYERVWELPMFDEYKEDIKSDIADIKNSGGRYAGVITAAQFLSYFTEGARWAHLDIAGTDMSDVNVKYISKGATGVGVYLLAKTVEKLVDIDKF, from the coding sequence ATGAAATTAAAACATACAATCAATTTCATTAAAAAACATACTGTGGCCGTATTTGTAAAAGTAGAGAAAGAGCAGCTTAAAGTATGCTCATTTAATGAAGAGTATATAAAGTTATTTAATAGTTTGGTAAAAGATAAATATTATACTACTTCTACTCCATTTGCTTTCGCATTTGCTAGCAATACAAGGGTAATTTATATTACATATAAGGAAGTAAAAAATTATATGTATGAAACTTGGAAGAATGCCGGTGCTTCATTGGTAAAAATAATGAAAGATTTGCATATAGATGATATAGAAGTAGATATGGCAGAATTATTTGCTGAAATAGCTTCTGAAGAATCATATATTCAGTTTTGTTTAGGTATAATGCTTTCTTCTTACAGCTTTGATAATTATTTAGGTAATAAAAGATTAAAAGAGCAGTCTAATATTAAGAATATACTTTTAGTTTCTGAGCATAAAAAAGATACTGAAAATGCCATATCTAAAGCTAATCAGATAGCAAGCAGCATATTTTGGGCTAGAGATATGGTTAATGAGCCAAGTAATGTTATAAATTCTTTGACATTTGTTGATAGAGCTAAAAAACAGGCTGAAAGCAGAAAAATAACTACTACAGTTCTTACAGAAAAAGAATTAAAGACTCTTGGTATGAATGGAATATTAGGTGTTAATGCCGGAAGTAAGAATCCTCCTAGAGTATTTATTGCTCAATATAAGAAAGCTAAGGCTAAAAAACATATTTTATTGGTAGGAAAAGGTATTACTTTCGATACAGGCGGAATGGTTTTAAAGCCTGGTACAAGTATGCTTGGTATGAAAGACGATATGGCAGGAGCTGCTGCTGTTTGCGGAGCTTTATTCTTAATATCTGATATGAATTTAGAAGCTAATGTTACAGTAATATGTCCTTTAACTGATAATAAAACAGGAAGTGCTGCTATAAATCCTGGCGATATATTAAAAATGTATAATGGTGTTACTGTAGAGGTAGTTAATACAGATGCTGAAGGAAGATTAATACTTGCTGATGCTTTGGCTTATGGAATAAAAAAATATAATCCTGATTTTGTAATAGATATTGCTACTTTAACAGGGGCTTGTTCAATAGCTTTAGGAAGACATGCTTCAGGACTTCTTTCAAATGATGAAGCTTTATCTTGTGCTTTAAAAGATGCAGGCAATGATACTTATGAAAGAGTATGGGAACTTCCTATGTTTGATGAATATAAAGAAGATATAAAATCTGATATAGCTGATATAAAAAATTCAGGCGGAAGATACGCAGGAGTTATAACAGCAGCACAATTCTTATCATATTTTACAGAAGGAGCAAGATGGGCTCATTTGGATATAGCAGGTACTGATATGAGTGATGTAAATGTAAAATATATATCTAAAGGAGCTACAGGAGTAGGTGTTTATTTGCTTGCTAAAACAGTAGAAAAACTTGTTGATATAGATAAATTTTGA
- a CDS encoding C-GCAxxG-C-C family (seleno)protein, producing MTLYEYLYSGFGKAEDLNCAEKMLYGANKVYELGINRDDLKLAAGFGGGMAVGITCGILTGGIMAFAKAFIEDRGHEGTLLKEIEAEYINKFNDKMNSINCDYLVEHYRDEEKGCDYLIFEAAKIFDELMEKYKDYRKN from the coding sequence ATGACATTATATGAGTATTTATATTCAGGATTCGGTAAAGCAGAAGATTTGAATTGTGCTGAGAAAATGCTTTACGGAGCTAATAAAGTTTATGAACTTGGAATAAATAGAGATGATTTAAAATTAGCAGCAGGTTTCGGAGGAGGTATGGCTGTTGGTATAACTTGCGGTATATTAACAGGCGGAATAATGGCTTTTGCTAAGGCTTTTATAGAAGACAGAGGACATGAAGGTACTCTGTTAAAAGAAATAGAAGCAGAATATATAAATAAATTTAATGATAAAATGAATAGTATTAATTGCGATTATTTGGTAGAACATTATAGAGATGAAGAAAAAGGATGCGATTATCTTATATTTGAAGCTGCCAAAATATTTGATGAATTAATGGAAAAATATAAAGATTATAGAAAAAATTAA
- the alaS gene encoding alanine--tRNA ligase, producing MTHLELREKFKEFFKSKKHAIEKSSSLIPIDDPSLLFTTAGMLQFKPYYAGIKKAPYSRVATIQKCFRLSDLENIGKTARHHTFFEMFGNFCFMGDYFKKEAIEFAWEFSTQVIKLPIERIYVSIYEKDDDAFKIWNEHIGVPKEKIVRLGKKDNFWGPAGDSGACGPCSELYIDMGEEKGCGKPDCFVGCDCERYLEFWNLVFNEFFQDTEGNLSPLPNVGIDTGMGLERLCYITQGVESNYQTDVMKPIVDAIAKKLNVKYDDKNKTKINLIADHLRALVFVISEGCTPSNEGRGYVLRRLLRRALKTASDLGHKGSFLNEITSSVVNVYKEIYDYLPKEEENVKRILKDEENKFINTISAGMNKLYAVMEENKDSKVISGKDAFMLFDTYGLPIDITEEEASDHGFTVDKAGFEEAMEEQKKRSRGAGEDKRSKFGYVENYETKYVGEETDNLINGVNAKIIAVYEDNAKKDKTSSSNAVIITDVSPFYGEMGGQIGDNGYIENSKKEIIKIIDTQKKENTIIHIADCSSHSLSVGEEIKLFVNFDRRSAIRKNHTATHILQKVLELTLGNHVNQAGSFVSDEYLRFDFTHPDSISEDTLISIENQVNEVVFKSMPAVIKYMPKEEAIACGAKALFGEKYPDTVRILDIGNGFSVELCGGSHLTNTSEVGYFHIVSEGSVASGVRRIEAITGLKAANEASKLFSKVKNLAHILNASKTDELTVRAESLQNEVKKLQKEIKQLKTSGASAVSFMDNYEDLKGIKFYNLEFNEDIKEVRLYADTIKERVKDSISVMISKTDSSNSILVQITGNALKEKKLSANNIIKDIIAAAGGRGGGKDTFAQGSIENIEKAKEEINKLKSKWL from the coding sequence ATGACACATTTAGAATTGAGAGAAAAATTCAAAGAGTTTTTTAAAAGCAAAAAACATGCTATAGAGAAATCATCATCTCTTATACCAATAGATGACCCTAGCCTACTATTTACTACAGCGGGAATGCTGCAATTCAAACCTTATTATGCAGGTATAAAAAAAGCACCTTATTCAAGAGTGGCAACTATACAGAAATGTTTCAGACTTTCTGACTTAGAAAATATAGGAAAAACTGCAAGACACCATACATTTTTTGAGATGTTTGGTAACTTCTGCTTTATGGGTGATTATTTCAAAAAAGAGGCTATAGAATTTGCTTGGGAATTTTCTACTCAAGTTATTAAACTTCCTATTGAAAGAATATATGTTTCTATTTATGAAAAAGACGATGATGCTTTTAAAATTTGGAATGAGCATATAGGTGTACCAAAAGAGAAGATTGTAAGACTTGGAAAGAAAGATAATTTCTGGGGACCTGCTGGAGATTCAGGAGCTTGCGGACCTTGCAGTGAGCTTTATATTGATATGGGCGAAGAGAAAGGATGCGGAAAGCCTGATTGTTTTGTTGGATGTGATTGCGAAAGATATTTAGAGTTTTGGAATTTAGTATTCAATGAATTTTTCCAAGATACTGAAGGAAATTTATCTCCTCTTCCTAATGTTGGTATAGATACAGGAATGGGACTTGAAAGATTATGCTATATTACTCAAGGTGTAGAGAGCAATTATCAAACTGATGTAATGAAGCCTATAGTTGATGCTATAGCTAAAAAATTGAATGTTAAATATGATGATAAAAATAAAACTAAAATCAATTTAATAGCAGATCACTTAAGAGCATTAGTATTTGTAATATCTGAAGGCTGTACTCCTTCTAATGAGGGAAGAGGATATGTACTTAGAAGACTTTTAAGAAGAGCTTTGAAAACTGCAAGCGATTTAGGACATAAAGGTTCTTTCTTAAATGAGATTACATCTTCTGTAGTTAATGTATATAAAGAAATATATGACTATCTTCCTAAAGAAGAAGAGAATGTAAAAAGAATATTAAAAGATGAAGAAAATAAATTCATAAATACAATATCTGCCGGTATGAATAAACTTTATGCTGTAATGGAAGAAAACAAAGACAGTAAAGTAATATCTGGTAAAGATGCTTTCATGCTATTTGATACTTATGGACTTCCTATAGACATAACAGAAGAGGAAGCTTCAGATCATGGATTTACAGTTGATAAGGCTGGATTTGAAGAAGCTATGGAAGAGCAAAAGAAAAGAAGCAGAGGAGCTGGAGAAGATAAAAGATCTAAATTTGGATATGTTGAAAATTATGAAACTAAATATGTAGGTGAAGAAACTGATAATCTTATAAACGGAGTTAATGCAAAAATTATTGCTGTATATGAAGATAATGCTAAAAAAGATAAAACTTCATCTTCAAATGCTGTTATTATCACAGATGTTTCACCTTTCTATGGAGAAATGGGAGGACAGATTGGAGATAATGGATATATAGAAAACAGCAAAAAAGAAATAATAAAAATAATAGATACTCAAAAGAAAGAAAATACTATTATACATATAGCAGATTGCAGCAGTCATTCTTTAAGCGTTGGAGAAGAAATAAAATTATTCGTTAATTTTGACAGAAGAAGTGCTATAAGAAAAAATCATACTGCTACACATATACTTCAGAAAGTTTTGGAGCTTACATTAGGAAATCATGTCAATCAGGCAGGAAGTTTTGTAAGCGATGAATATTTGAGATTCGACTTTACTCATCCTGATTCAATTTCTGAAGATACATTAATAAGTATAGAAAATCAGGTTAATGAAGTAGTATTCAAATCAATGCCTGCTGTAATAAAATATATGCCTAAAGAAGAGGCTATTGCCTGCGGTGCTAAGGCTTTATTTGGAGAAAAATATCCCGATACTGTAAGAATACTAGATATAGGAAATGGTTTTTCAGTAGAGCTTTGCGGCGGCAGCCATTTGACAAATACATCAGAAGTTGGTTATTTCCATATAGTGAGTGAAGGTTCTGTGGCTAGCGGAGTAAGAAGAATAGAAGCTATCACAGGATTAAAAGCTGCTAATGAAGCTAGTAAATTATTTAGTAAAGTTAAAAATTTAGCTCATATACTTAATGCTTCAAAAACAGATGAACTTACTGTAAGAGCTGAAAGTCTTCAAAATGAAGTAAAAAAACTGCAGAAAGAAATCAAACAGCTTAAAACTTCAGGTGCTTCTGCTGTTTCATTTATGGATAATTATGAAGATTTGAAAGGAATTAAATTCTATAATTTAGAGTTTAATGAGGATATTAAAGAAGTTAGACTTTATGCTGATACAATAAAAGAGAGAGTAAAAGACAGTATTTCTGTAATGATAAGCAAAACTGATTCTTCCAACTCTATACTTGTACAGATAACAGGAAATGCGTTAAAAGAAAAGAAATTATCTGCTAATAATATAATAAAAGATATTATTGCTGCTGCAGGCGGACGCGGAGGCGGAAAAGATACTTTTGCTCAGGGTTCTATTGAAAATATAGAAAAAGCAAAAGAAGAAATTAATAAATTAAAGAGTAAGTGGCTATAA
- a CDS encoding NAD(P)H-dependent oxidoreductase subunit E, with translation MASNIKTVIEVCVGLHCSMKGAYSLLESIRSHYDLEIGVPSSDGMLLKEMECMHNCHNAVPVLINGMECTKSSFKSIIKYIEAIHVRKR, from the coding sequence ATGGCAAGTAATATAAAAACTGTCATAGAGGTATGCGTAGGACTTCATTGCTCTATGAAAGGAGCTTATTCTCTTTTAGAGTCTATTCGTTCTCATTATGATTTAGAAATAGGAGTGCCGTCATCCGATGGTATGCTCCTTAAAGAGATGGAGTGTATGCATAATTGCCATAATGCTGTACCTGTCCTTATTAATGGTATGGAATGTACAAAATCGTCTTTTAAAAGTATTATTAAGTATATAGAAGCTATACATGTAAGAAAAAGATGA
- a CDS encoding SDR family NAD(P)-dependent oxidoreductase: MYIENIKGRTAFVSGASAGIGEAVAKMLASNGVNLILAARRIEKLEALKNELEKNHNVKVKVIQLDFSKSEDIVKAIDSLKDEDKKIDILINNAGLALGKDLYYNNPIEDSLQMIRVNCEGLIVLTRLLLPYILESKHGHIVNLSSTAADEAYSGGAIYCATKSFVEMFGDSLRVELIDKPVKITNIKPGAVNTEFSTVRFKGDKEKADNVYKGFNPLYAEDIADNIEYALTRKSHVQISSMTIMAENQGSATIIHKNK; this comes from the coding sequence ATGTATATAGAAAATATTAAAGGAAGAACTGCATTCGTATCTGGAGCAAGTGCAGGTATCGGCGAAGCTGTAGCTAAAATGCTTGCTTCTAATGGAGTTAACCTTATTTTGGCTGCAAGAAGAATAGAAAAACTTGAAGCTTTAAAAAATGAATTAGAAAAGAATCATAATGTAAAAGTAAAAGTAATACAATTAGATTTTTCTAAATCTGAAGATATAGTAAAAGCTATAGATTCTCTTAAAGATGAAGATAAAAAAATAGATATACTTATAAATAATGCCGGCTTAGCTTTAGGTAAAGATTTATACTATAATAATCCTATAGAAGATTCTCTGCAAATGATTAGAGTTAATTGCGAAGGATTAATAGTATTAACAAGACTTCTTCTTCCTTATATATTAGAAAGCAAACATGGTCATATAGTAAATCTATCTTCTACTGCTGCTGATGAAGCCTACAGCGGAGGAGCAATATACTGTGCCACTAAATCCTTTGTAGAAATGTTTGGAGACAGTTTAAGAGTAGAATTAATCGATAAACCTGTAAAAATAACAAATATAAAACCAGGAGCCGTTAATACAGAGTTTTCTACTGTAAGATTCAAGGGAGATAAAGAAAAAGCTGACAATGTATACAAAGGATTTAATCCTTTATATGCTGAAGATATAGCCGATAATATAGAGTATGCATTAACTAGAAAAAGTCATGTACAAATATCAAGTATGACTATTATGGCAGAAAATCAAGGTAGTGCTACTATAATACACAAAAACAAATAA